The Candidatus Eremiobacterota bacterium genome segment CAGCGCCGTGCCGACCAGCGTCCCGCCGGTTTTCGCGCCGAACGCGGCGACGGCCCGGCTCAAATCGACGCTTCGCGACCAGCGGTACTCGGGCGCGGGCGCGCAGTGCGGGTCCTCGACGCCGCGCAGGTACGGCAGCGGGACGCCGTTCCAGACCGAGGCCGCGTCGGCGGTGTGCCCGCCGCAGCACGCCGAGTAGAACACCGAAGCCGGGCCGCCTGCGTACACCACAGTGCGCCCGCGCGTCGCGCGGATCGCCGCGGTCGCGGCCGGGTGCTCGGCCTCGACGCCTCCCCAGCGCTGGTCCGACTCGTCGGCGCGCACGTCGTACGGCCGCGAGAGCGAGCGGCGCGCGAGCGCGAAGGTGCGCGCGACGATCGCTTGCGCTTCGAGCGCGGCGGCCGGCCACGACGGCGGCGCCTCGAGCGGAACGACGCCTTGCAAGTACTGGTCGACGTCGATCGTCGTGACGAGCATCGTCTTGCCGTTCTCGCCGCCGATCGTCGAGGGCGCACCGCGCCAGCGCTTGCCGCCGTACGCGAACGTTCCGTCGGATGCGACTTGCGGCGTCTCGCCGTGCGTCTCGTTGGCGACGAGCACCCGAATCTGCGGCGAGAGCGGATCCCACACGTCGATCCCGCCGGTCGCGACCGTCGTCGCGCCCGCGGCCAACGACCTCAGAAACGGCGCGCGGCCGATCATGAGGGGTTCCCGCACAGCTTGCTGTGTGGGGTGCTCACAGGAGTCTGGGCTGCACGCCGTCGCGCAGCGGGATCTTCAAGTGCGCGTGCGCGCCGGCGGTGGTCTTGCGGCCTTGCGCGGTGCGCTGCACGAAGCCGCTCTTGAGCAGGTACGGTTCGACGACGTCCTCGAGCGTCTCGACGTCTTCGCTCAGCGTCGCGGCGATCGCGGCGATTCCGACCGGTCCGCCGCCGTACTGCTTCGCGATCGTTTCGAGGTACGCGCGGTCGAGCCGGTCGAGGCCGACCTCGTCGACGCCTTCCCGGCGCAGGGCTTCGTTCGCGACCTCGGCGGTGATCACACCGCCGGCCCGTACTTCGGCGAAATCGCGGACGCGCCGCAGCAAGCGGTTCGCCACGCGCGGCGTGCCGCGGCTGCGCGTCGCGATCGTGCGCGCGCCGCCGGTCTCGATCGCGATCTCCAGCACGCGCGCGCTCCGCTCGACGATGCGCTGCAGGTCGGCCGGCTCGTAGTACTCCAGATGATGGTGGATCCCGAAGCGGTCGCGCAGCGGCGCGGAGAGCATCCCCGCGCGCGTCGTCGCGCCGACCAGCGTGAAGCGCTTGAGCGGCAGCTTGAGCGTCTTCGCGTACGCGCCGCGGTCGACGACGAAGTCGATCTGGAAGTCTTCCATCGCCGGATAGAGGTACTCTTCGACGACGGTGCCGAGCCGGTGGATCTCGTCGATGAAGAGGACGTCGCCGTGCTCGAGCGCGGTGAGGATACCGACCAAGTCCTTCGGCTTCTCGAGCGTCGGCCCCGAGGTCGGGCGCATCGTCCCGCCGGTCGCGCGCGCGATCAGGTTCGCCAGCGTCGTCTTGCCCAGGCCGGGCGGTCCGGAGAAGAGGACGTGCTCGAGCGGCTCGCCGCGGCGCGCCGCGGCGTCGATCGCGATCCGCAGGTTGTCGACGATCTGCTCCTGGCCGACGTAGTCGGCGAAGGTGCGCGGCCGCAGCGTCGCGCCGTACACCTCGTCTTCGAGCGACGCGTCCGCACCGACGATTCGCGGGCGATCTTCTTCTGCGTTGTCCGCAGCGGCGTCGGTCGGCCCGACTACCCTTTTGCGCACCGAATCGCTCATGCGCCGACTCCGGCGGCGTTGCGGCGGCGGTAGATTTCGGCGAGCAACGCCTCGGCGTCGGCGATCTGCGGGGCGCGCTCGAGCGTCTCGGCGATCATCGTCTCCGCTTCACGGCGGTTGTACGCGAGCTGGAGCAGCACTGCGAGCGCTTCGCTCGCGAACTCCGGCATCGGCGGCTTATCCGGGACGGCCCGGCGCGGCGCGTCCTGGATCAGCAAGAAGCGCGCGACCTTGCCCTGCAGCTTGGCGACGATGTCGCGCGCCTTCTGCTGCCCGATCCCAGGCAGCGTCTTCAAGAACGCGTGGTCTCCTTCGTCGATCGCGCGGGCGATGCGCGCCATCGGCGCGGAGAACGCGCGCGCCGCCGACTTCGGCCCGATCGACGCGACCGACAGCAGCGCCTCGAAGAACTCGCGCTCGATCCCGTTGGTGAAGCCGAAGAAGGTGAACTTGCCGGCGTTGCCGTCGAGCGCGAAGTGCGCGTAGATCTCGAGCGTCGTCGCGCCGCCGTCCGGGACTTTCGCGGCGACGCTCGGCGGCAGCACGACGTCGTAGACCAGCCCGCCCGCATCGATGCGCACGAGCTCGCCCGTGTGCTCGAGCACGGAGCCGGAAATTCTAGAGAACACTACGCGAGCCGGGGGGCGCGCGTGCGGCGCTGGGGCATCACCACGCCGAGTTCGGCGAAGCGGCCGCGTTGTGCTTCCACGTTAGCAAAGGCGATTGCCAGGGCGAGCGCGTCGCTCACGTCGTCGGGTTGCGGCGGCGTCACGAGGCCGAGGAGCTGGACGACCATGCCCTTGATCTGCGCCTTCGTCGCCGCGCCCGACCCCACCAGCGCGCGCTTCACCTCCGCGTGCGCGAGGTGCTGCACCGGGACGCCGTGCGCGCCGGCCGCGAGCACGAGCACCCCGCGTGCATGGCCCATCAGCACGGCGGTCTGCGGGTGCTCGTACGAGGTCCAAAGCTCCTCGACCACCATGCAGTCGGGCCGCGTCGCGCGCACCACCTCGACCATCGCGTCGTAGAGCTGCACCAGCCGCCGCTCGAGCGGCTCTTTCGGATCCGGCTGCAGCACGCCGCCTTCGACGAGTCGCAAACCGCCGTCGCGCAGCTCGACGACGCCGTACCCCGTCGTGCGCAGACCCGGATCGACGCCGAGGATGCGCCGTCCGCTCACTGGCTCCCGGAACGCTGGACGGTGATGTTGACCGACTCGCCGGGCGTGAGCGCGCTGTACGCTTCCGGCTCGGTGCGCACGACCATACCGTCCTGCAGCGAGGTCTCGTTCGTGTACGCGATGTTTCCGATTTGATAGCCTTGGTCGAGCAGCGCGCTCTTTGCTTGGTCGAGCGTCATCCCGGTGACGTCGGGAATGGTTCCGGAGACGCTGACGTAGATCGTCACCTTCGAGCCCTTCTTCGCCTTCGCGGACTGCGGCGGCTGCTGCAGCGAGATCTTGCCGGTCGGGTTCGCCGCGTCGACCGTGTACGAGCGCGCGACGTCGAAGCCGGCGTTGCGCAACGTCTCCTCGGCGGCGCTCGCGTCGTTGCCGACGACGTTCGGCACCTGTACCGTGCTCGCGCCGGTGCTGACGATCACGTTCACCGTCGAGCTCGGCGCGGTGGTCGCGCCGGGGTCGGGGTTCTGCGAGGCGACGACGTTGGCGGGGATCGTGTCGCTCTCGGTCTGTTGCGCGATGTTCAGCCCGAGCCCGAGCCCGCCGAGCTTCTTGCGCGCCGCGTCGACCGTCAGCCCCACGATGCTGGGCACCGTGATCGGCTGAATTCCTTTCGAGACGGTCAGCGTCACGGTGGAGTTTTGGCGCAGCGATGTCCCGCTCGGCGGGTTCACGTCGATCACCTGATCGGCCGGAACCGAGGAATCGAACGTGCCGAGGAGCTTCGCCTTCAACTTCGCCTTCTGCAGCTCGCGCTGCGCGTCGGCGACGTTGTAGCCTTTGACGTCGGGCACCTGAACGCGCGGCAAACCGCCGGAGACGACGAGCGTGACGGCCGCGTTCGGCGAGACCTTCGTGTTCGCCGGCGGATCTTGGCGAATGACACGATCTTGCGGAACGGTGTCGCTGTTCTCGCTGGTGACGACCGGGCGCAGGCCGAGCGCGACGAGCTGCTGCTGTGCCTGGCTCGCCATCTTGTCTTTGAACTCCGGCACGGTGATCGTCTGCGCCGGCGCCAGCGAGCCGCGCAGCGCGAAAAAGCCGACCGCGATCGCGAGCAGCAGCAGCGCCGGGAACAGAATCCAGCGGCGGTCCGGCCCCGACGCGACGTGCTCTTCGACGGTGTGCACCAGCGCGCCGCCGGCAGCGGGCCGGTCCGGCGCCGTGGAGCGGCGGGGCGGCGGGGCGACCGGAGGCACCATGATCGCGCCGAACTTCGCGGTCGGCGCGTCGGCGAAGTCGGACGCGTGGGCGGCGTTGGGCCGCTCGCGCGCCTCGCGCAGCGCGCTGGCGAGCTCGGTCGCCGAGGCGAAGCGCGCCTCAGGCTCCTTGCGCAAGAGCTTCTGCACGATCGAGGCGATCGCGGGCGAGACCCCGCTGGTCGCCGGATCGATCGGCGGCGCGTCCTGCGAGACGTGCTTGAGCGCGACCGCGACCGGCGTCTCGCCGGTGAACGGCAGCGCGCCGGTCAGCATCTGGTAGAGCACGACGCCGACCGAGTAGAGGTCGCTGCGCTCGTCCAGCTCGTGGCCTTGCGCTTGTTCCGGCGAGATGTAGGCGACGCTCCCCATCACCATCCCCGGCTGCGTGACGCCCAGCGTGTGCTCGGAGACCGCGCGCGCGATCCCGAAGTCGCTCAGCTTCACGACGTCGTCCTTGGTGACCAGGATGTTCGCCGGCTTGACGTCGCGGTGGAGCAGCCCTTGGCGGTGCGCATAGGCGAGGCCGCTCGCGATCTGGATCGCGTAGTCGACCGCGACCGGTTCCGGCAGCACGCGCTCGTCGCGCATGATCTCGCCGAGCGTCGCGCCGTCGACCAGCTCCATCACGATGTAGTACGAGTGGTCCTCGCGCCCGAAGTCGTAGACGTTGACGATGTTCGGGTGCGAGAGCTTCGCGGCCGACTGCGCTTCGTACGAGAAGCGCTTCACGAAGTCGTCGTCGCTCGCGTACTGCTCGCGCAGCACCTTGATCGCGACCCGCCTCCGCAGCAGCGTGTCGGTCCCGACGTAGACGTTCGCCATCCCCCCGTTGCCCAGGATCCCGTCGACCCGGTAACGGTTGTTGAAGATCTTCTCCGTCGGCGCGTTCACGGTTTAACGGCGCTCCGCCCCAGGCTGCGCGCCCCCCGCGCAAGCGCGGGGCCCCCGGTCCGAGCTCGCAACGACGTTGCGAACACGCCCTGATGGTCCTGCGCTCGCTCCGGCACCATGTTGCCTTTTATCTTCGCGACCGGGCCAAGGCAACCCGCAGGACGTCTCGGGCGATCGGGGCGGCATACGTTCCACCGTACCCGACGTTCTCGATCACGATCGCGACCGCGACGCGCGGCGCCTCGGCCGGAGCGAAGGCGACGAACCATGCGTGCGAGCGGCCGTGCGGGTTCGTCGCGGTCCCGGTCTTCCCGGCGACGGTCACGCCGGGGAGCTGGGCGGCCGTTCCGGTCCCGCGCTTGACGACCTGGATCATCAAGTCGCGGACCTCGTGGGCGGTGTCGGCGGAGATCGGCTGCGCGAGCGTCTCGGGCCCCGTCGCGAGCGCGGTCTGGGTCCCGGCGATCCGGCGGACGAGGTACGGCCGCGGCGTCGTCCCCTCGTCGGCGATCGTCGCGCCGATCAGCCCCATCCGCATCGGCGTGACGAGCAGCGAGGCTTGTCCGAAGCCGAGCTGTGCGAGGATTCCGGCGTAGACGTCCTTCTTCGCCGGCAGCCGGTCGCGCGAGACGGGCAGATCGAACGCGACCGGCTGGCCGAGGCCGAACTTGCGCGCGTACTCGAACCAGCGGTCGACGCCGATCTTCAGCGCGATCTGCGCGAAGTCGACGTTCGAGCTGAGCGCGAAGGCGCCGGCCAGGTCTTGCGTCCCGGTCGTCTCCTCTTCGTCGTTGTGGACAGTGAAGTCGCCGATCGTGAGCCCGCCGTAGTCGCTGAAGGTCGACTGCGGCGTGACCACGCCCGCGTCGAGCGCGACCGAGGCGGTGAAGATCTTGAAGGTCGAGCCGGGCGGGTACAGTCCGCCGGTCGAGCGGTCGAGCAGCGGTGAGGCCGGATCGCGGCTCAGCGTGGGCCAGAGCGCGTCGAGCTGGTTCGGATCGTACGAGGGGACCGAAGCGAGTGCGAGGACCGCGCCGGTACGCGGGTCCATCACGATTCCCGCGGCGCGCGCGTGCTGCGAAAGCCCGGCAACGAGCGCTTTCTGCACGCTGAGGTCGAGGGTGGTGACGACGTCGGCGCCGCGCGGCGCGCCGTGCGTTCCGGCGAAGATCTGGCGCAGCTGCGTGAGCGGATCGACCGCGTCGGTGTGCGCGGTCAGGACGCGGTCGAAGGCGTCCTCGAGCCCGGCGGTGCCATAGCGCGAGGACGCGTAGCCGACGGCCTGCGCGGTGAGCGCGCCCTGCGGGTAGACGCGGTGCGCGCCGTGGCTCACCGCGAGCGGCGTTCCGTCGGAGGCGAGGATCGAGCCCCGCCCTTGCGCGATCTGCGCGTGCCGCGGATTGTACTGGTTCGCGGCGAGCTTCGGCCCCGCGATCACCTGCAGCCACACCTGCCGCAACGCGAGCAGGAGGAACAGCCCGACGAAGATCGCGCCCAAGCGCGCGATCGCCCGATCAACCAAAAGGCGCTCCGCCCCAGGCTCGGGTGCGCAGCACTCCGGCGCGAAGCGCCGACGAACTTCGTTCGTGGGTTCCGACTCGTCGGAACCCACGCCCCCCATGCTGGCGCATGGGGCCCCCTGTCCGACCTCGCAACGGACATTGCGACACGGCCCTATTCGG includes the following:
- a CDS encoding SpoIID/LytB domain-containing protein produces the protein MREPLMIGRAPFLRSLAAGATTVATGGIDVWDPLSPQIRVLVANETHGETPQVASDGTFAYGGKRWRGAPSTIGGENGKTMLVTTIDVDQYLQGVVPLEAPPSWPAAALEAQAIVARTFALARRSLSRPYDVRADESDQRWGGVEAEHPAATAAIRATRGRTVVYAGGPASVFYSACCGGHTADAASVWNGVPLPYLRGVEDPHCAPAPEYRWSRSVDLSRAVAAFGAKTGGTLVGTALSDPDDTGRPREVALLGTIVATVPVADFRRALGSDVVRSLWLRSVRIDPAQAVPRLVIEGAGRGHGVGLCQWGAKFFASAGASAAQILAFYFPGTGVSDG
- the ruvB gene encoding Holliday junction branch migration DNA helicase RuvB; amino-acid sequence: MSDSVRKRVVGPTDAAADNAEEDRPRIVGADASLEDEVYGATLRPRTFADYVGQEQIVDNLRIAIDAAARRGEPLEHVLFSGPPGLGKTTLANLIARATGGTMRPTSGPTLEKPKDLVGILTALEHGDVLFIDEIHRLGTVVEEYLYPAMEDFQIDFVVDRGAYAKTLKLPLKRFTLVGATTRAGMLSAPLRDRFGIHHHLEYYEPADLQRIVERSARVLEIAIETGGARTIATRSRGTPRVANRLLRRVRDFAEVRAGGVITAEVANEALRREGVDEVGLDRLDRAYLETIAKQYGGGPVGIAAIAATLSEDVETLEDVVEPYLLKSGFVQRTAQGRKTTAGAHAHLKIPLRDGVQPRLL
- a CDS encoding crossover junction endodeoxyribonuclease RuvC, giving the protein MSGRRILGVDPGLRTTGYGVVELRDGGLRLVEGGVLQPDPKEPLERRLVQLYDAMVEVVRATRPDCMVVEELWTSYEHPQTAVLMGHARGVLVLAAGAHGVPVQHLAHAEVKRALVGSGAATKAQIKGMVVQLLGLVTPPQPDDVSDALALAIAFANVEAQRGRFAELGVVMPQRRTRAPRLA
- the pknB gene encoding Stk1 family PASTA domain-containing Ser/Thr kinase; the encoded protein is MNAPTEKIFNNRYRVDGILGNGGMANVYVGTDTLLRRRVAIKVLREQYASDDDFVKRFSYEAQSAAKLSHPNIVNVYDFGREDHSYYIVMELVDGATLGEIMRDERVLPEPVAVDYAIQIASGLAYAHRQGLLHRDVKPANILVTKDDVVKLSDFGIARAVSEHTLGVTQPGMVMGSVAYISPEQAQGHELDERSDLYSVGVVLYQMLTGALPFTGETPVAVALKHVSQDAPPIDPATSGVSPAIASIVQKLLRKEPEARFASATELASALREARERPNAAHASDFADAPTAKFGAIMVPPVAPPPRRSTAPDRPAAGGALVHTVEEHVASGPDRRWILFPALLLLAIAVGFFALRGSLAPAQTITVPEFKDKMASQAQQQLVALGLRPVVTSENSDTVPQDRVIRQDPPANTKVSPNAAVTLVVSGGLPRVQVPDVKGYNVADAQRELQKAKLKAKLLGTFDSSVPADQVIDVNPPSGTSLRQNSTVTLTVSKGIQPITVPSIVGLTVDAARKKLGGLGLGLNIAQQTESDTIPANVVASQNPDPGATTAPSSTVNVIVSTGASTVQVPNVVGNDASAAEETLRNAGFDVARSYTVDAANPTGKISLQQPPQSAKAKKGSKVTIYVSVSGTIPDVTGMTLDQAKSALLDQGYQIGNIAYTNETSLQDGMVVRTEPEAYSALTPGESVNITVQRSGSQ
- a CDS encoding cell division protein FtsI gives rise to the protein MVDRAIARLGAIFVGLFLLLALRQVWLQVIAGPKLAANQYNPRHAQIAQGRGSILASDGTPLAVSHGAHRVYPQGALTAQAVGYASSRYGTAGLEDAFDRVLTAHTDAVDPLTQLRQIFAGTHGAPRGADVVTTLDLSVQKALVAGLSQHARAAGIVMDPRTGAVLALASVPSYDPNQLDALWPTLSRDPASPLLDRSTGGLYPPGSTFKIFTASVALDAGVVTPQSTFSDYGGLTIGDFTVHNDEEETTGTQDLAGAFALSSNVDFAQIALKIGVDRWFEYARKFGLGQPVAFDLPVSRDRLPAKKDVYAGILAQLGFGQASLLVTPMRMGLIGATIADEGTTPRPYLVRRIAGTQTALATGPETLAQPISADTAHEVRDLMIQVVKRGTGTAAQLPGVTVAGKTGTATNPHGRSHAWFVAFAPAEAPRVAVAIVIENVGYGGTYAAPIARDVLRVALARSRR